One Pseudorhodoplanes sinuspersici DNA segment encodes these proteins:
- a CDS encoding four-helix bundle copper-binding protein — protein MHHMSKEMQACIDQCLSCYKTCLGTAMTHCLEAGGKHTEPAHFRLMMACAEICRTSAHFMLLDSPHHKHTCRECAEICEECAKDCERVGDMDDCVKACRACAESCRRMAA, from the coding sequence ATGCACCACATGTCCAAGGAAATGCAGGCCTGCATCGATCAATGCCTGTCCTGTTACAAGACCTGTCTTGGCACCGCGATGACGCATTGCCTTGAGGCAGGCGGCAAGCATACCGAACCGGCGCATTTCAGGCTGATGATGGCTTGCGCCGAAATCTGCCGTACGTCAGCGCATTTCATGTTGCTGGACTCCCCGCATCACAAGCATACCTGCCGTGAATGTGCGGAAATCTGCGAGGAATGCGCGAAAGACTGCGAACGCGTCGGGGATATGGATGACTGCGTGAAGGCCTGCCGCGCCTGCGCTGAATCCTGCCGGAGGATGGCCGCATGA
- a CDS encoding DUF305 domain-containing protein: protein MTHMKDHASHGQAMGKMHYMHLGIMTLLSFIAMFILMYSMVDRFANVYPNLNQFYMAGTMAAPMVIIELLIMRSMYPDMKMNMIVGGVAFVALALFFVGIRAQTAVGNVQFVKSMIPHHSGAILMCERAPITDAELKTLCDGIIKSQQQEIDQMKQILARLNK from the coding sequence ATGACGCACATGAAAGATCATGCCAGTCACGGCCAGGCGATGGGCAAGATGCACTACATGCATCTGGGCATCATGACGCTCTTGTCCTTCATCGCGATGTTCATCCTGATGTATTCGATGGTCGACCGCTTTGCGAATGTCTATCCCAACCTCAACCAGTTCTACATGGCGGGCACGATGGCGGCACCCATGGTCATCATCGAGTTGCTGATCATGCGCTCCATGTATCCCGACATGAAAATGAACATGATCGTCGGCGGCGTCGCATTCGTTGCGTTGGCGCTCTTCTTCGTAGGCATCCGCGCACAGACGGCTGTTGGCAACGTCCAGTTCGTCAAATCGATGATCCCGCACCATTCGGGCGCGATCCTGATGTGCGAGCGCGCGCCGATCACCGACGCGGAACTCAAAACCCTCTGCGACGGGATCATTAAAAGCCAGCAGCAGGAGATCGACCAGATGAAGCAGATCCTCGCGCGCCTGAACAAATAG
- a CDS encoding heavy metal translocating P-type ATPase: MKHEPHDHACCAGKHDQHGHAHHAHGNGTGAHAVHTVKDPVCGMDVDPHKTPHRATHAGQPYYFCSAGCRSKFLAEPDKYLAGKPMPEAVPEGTIYTCPMHPEVRQVGPGSCPICGMALEPVLATADAGPNHELIDMTRRFWIGLALTSPVLVLEMGSHLTGLDHMIPRATSNWLQLALATPVVLWAGWPFFERGWASLRTRNLNMFTLIAMGTGVAWVYSVLATLAPQIFPDAFRGHDGSVAVYFEAAAVITVLVLLGQVLELRAREATGGAIRALLDLAPKTARRINDDGSENEIALDAVSVGERLRVRPGEKIPVDGEVIDGRSAVDESMVTGESMPVTKQKGARVIGGTMNRSGALVIAARKIGRDTMLAQIVQLVADAQRSRAPIQRLADQVSGYFVPVVIAVAVLAFGAWAMWGPEPRFSYGLVAAVAVLIIACPCALGLATPMSIMVGVGRGASLGVLIKNAEALERLEKVDTLVIDKTGTLTEGKPSVTWIVAAASVEETELLRLAASVERASEHPLAEAIVREAEKRGVALAAVDAFDSPTGKGALGTVEGRKVLLGNARFLQEHGVDTQSLANEAEKLRALGATAIFVSVDGKAAGVIAIADPVKESTPQALAALKAEGLRIVMLTGDNWTTARAVASQLGIDNVEAEVLPDQKSAVVERYKAQGRVVAMAGDGVNDAPALAAADVGIAMGTGTDVAIESAGVTLLKGDLNGIVRARRLSQAAMRNIRQNLFFAFVYNAAGVPIAAGVLYPVFGILLSPIIAAAAMALSSVSVIANAIRLRVVRL, translated from the coding sequence ATGAAACACGAACCACACGATCACGCCTGCTGCGCGGGCAAACATGACCAGCACGGCCACGCCCATCATGCGCATGGGAACGGGACGGGAGCGCACGCCGTGCATACGGTCAAGGACCCCGTCTGCGGCATGGATGTCGACCCGCACAAGACGCCGCATCGCGCGACGCATGCGGGCCAGCCGTATTATTTCTGCTCGGCAGGCTGCCGGAGCAAGTTCTTGGCCGAGCCGGATAAGTACCTTGCCGGCAAGCCCATGCCCGAAGCCGTGCCGGAGGGCACGATCTACACATGCCCGATGCATCCCGAAGTTCGCCAGGTTGGTCCGGGCAGTTGTCCGATTTGCGGGATGGCGCTCGAACCCGTGCTGGCGACCGCCGACGCCGGTCCCAATCACGAACTGATCGACATGACGCGCCGCTTCTGGATCGGGCTTGCGCTGACCTCGCCGGTGCTGGTCCTGGAAATGGGATCGCATCTGACCGGTCTCGATCACATGATCCCCAGGGCGACATCAAACTGGTTGCAGCTCGCGCTCGCGACGCCGGTCGTTCTATGGGCAGGCTGGCCATTTTTCGAACGTGGCTGGGCCTCCCTGCGCACGCGCAATCTCAACATGTTCACGTTGATCGCCATGGGAACTGGCGTTGCCTGGGTCTATAGCGTGCTGGCGACGTTAGCGCCGCAAATCTTTCCGGACGCTTTCCGTGGCCATGATGGCTCGGTCGCCGTCTATTTCGAGGCGGCTGCGGTCATCACGGTCCTGGTGCTGCTCGGCCAGGTGCTTGAGCTGCGAGCGCGTGAAGCGACCGGCGGCGCGATCCGGGCTCTGCTCGATCTCGCGCCCAAGACGGCGCGGCGCATCAATGACGATGGCAGCGAGAATGAGATTGCGCTCGACGCCGTGTCGGTGGGCGAGCGCCTGCGCGTGCGTCCCGGCGAGAAAATCCCGGTTGACGGCGAAGTGATCGATGGCCGCAGCGCGGTCGATGAATCGATGGTGACGGGCGAGTCGATGCCGGTCACCAAGCAAAAGGGCGCACGCGTGATTGGCGGAACAATGAACCGCAGCGGCGCGCTCGTGATCGCAGCGCGAAAGATCGGGCGCGACACGATGCTGGCGCAGATTGTCCAGCTCGTGGCGGATGCGCAAAGAAGCCGTGCGCCGATCCAGCGGCTGGCCGACCAGGTGTCGGGATATTTCGTGCCGGTCGTCATCGCGGTCGCGGTCCTGGCCTTCGGGGCGTGGGCGATGTGGGGGCCGGAGCCGCGCTTCTCCTACGGGCTCGTCGCGGCCGTTGCCGTCCTCATCATCGCCTGTCCGTGCGCGCTCGGGCTCGCCACGCCGATGTCCATCATGGTGGGCGTGGGCCGCGGCGCGAGCCTTGGCGTCCTGATCAAGAACGCTGAAGCGCTCGAGCGGTTGGAGAAGGTCGATACGCTCGTAATCGACAAGACCGGTACGCTGACCGAAGGCAAGCCTTCCGTCACCTGGATCGTCGCTGCCGCCAGCGTCGAGGAAACGGAGCTGTTGCGGCTCGCCGCCAGCGTCGAGCGGGCGAGCGAGCATCCCCTGGCCGAAGCCATCGTGCGCGAAGCGGAGAAGCGCGGCGTCGCTCTTGCAGCGGTCGATGCGTTCGACTCGCCGACAGGGAAGGGCGCTCTCGGCACGGTCGAGGGACGCAAGGTTTTGCTCGGCAATGCGCGTTTCCTCCAGGAGCATGGCGTCGATACGCAGTCTTTGGCGAACGAAGCTGAAAAGCTGCGTGCGCTTGGGGCGACTGCGATCTTCGTCAGTGTTGACGGCAAGGCGGCCGGCGTCATCGCGATCGCCGACCCGGTCAAGGAATCGACGCCCCAAGCGCTCGCGGCGCTCAAGGCCGAAGGTTTGCGCATCGTCATGCTGACGGGCGACAACTGGACCACGGCGCGGGCTGTCGCAAGCCAGCTCGGCATTGATAATGTCGAAGCGGAAGTGTTGCCGGATCAGAAAAGCGCAGTCGTCGAGCGCTACAAGGCGCAGGGCCGCGTGGTGGCGATGGCTGGCGACGGCGTCAACGATGCGCCCGCGCTTGCTGCCGCGGATGTCGGCATTGCGATGGGGACGGGGACGGATGTGGCCATTGAAAGCGCGGGCGTGACGCTCCTTAAGGGCGATCTGAACGGCATCGTCCGCGCGCGCAGGCTCTCGCAAGCAGCCATGCGCAATATTCGGCAGAACCTGTTTTTCGCCTTTGTCTATAACGCAGCCGGCGTGCCGATTGCCGCGGGTGTACTCTATCCGGTGTTCGGCATTCTGCTCTCGCCCATCATCGCAGCGGCGGCGATGGCGCTGTCATCGGTGAGCGTGATCGCGAACGCGATCCGGTTGAGGGTGGTGCGACTCTGA
- a CDS encoding MAPEG family protein, giving the protein MVAASTADAALRREQQRILRSSAAAFVVCAAVFAAAVIILPRLVQLPGPDLGSRLTVWAGANLFLVAWVMTGIGMVSTGRRRSADDIRGSAYAPPSPKIAVAAAFLQNTLEQAFVAALAQFALVMLLPSLSMPLIAASVLLFSIGRITFLAGYPRGAGARAFGMALTALPSLLAFVLGLGALVYQLAR; this is encoded by the coding sequence ATGGTCGCCGCAAGCACAGCCGATGCAGCCCTGCGACGGGAACAGCAGCGAATCCTGCGAAGCAGCGCGGCGGCGTTCGTCGTGTGTGCAGCCGTCTTTGCCGCGGCCGTCATCATTCTGCCGAGGCTGGTCCAGCTACCTGGACCGGATCTGGGGTCGAGGCTGACGGTATGGGCTGGCGCCAATCTTTTTCTTGTTGCATGGGTCATGACAGGGATCGGCATGGTGTCGACCGGCCGGCGCCGTTCGGCAGACGACATTCGGGGATCGGCTTATGCCCCGCCGAGCCCGAAAATTGCGGTGGCGGCCGCCTTCCTTCAGAACACGCTCGAGCAGGCGTTTGTCGCCGCACTCGCTCAGTTCGCTCTGGTCATGCTGCTTCCGTCGCTCTCAATGCCTTTGATCGCAGCTTCCGTTCTATTGTTCAGTATCGGCCGCATCACTTTCCTCGCCGGATACCCGAGAGGCGCGGGGGCCCGCGCGTTCGGCATGGCGCTGACCGCGCTCCCTAGCCTGCTGGCTTTTGTGCTCGGGCTTGGCGCGCTTGTGTATCAACTGGCGCGATAA
- a CDS encoding class I SAM-dependent methyltransferase, whose amino-acid sequence MRDRVWKGLLVEQVSPTPGERILDVGCGTGTLTLMLHRACPECDLLGFDADANVLAIARAKAAAANARVEFWQGRADDPTNVPMLRSGSFDKIVSSLLFHHLSTEQKRRAFSHCLRLLRPGGELHVADWGRPANALLRLPFYLIQVLDGFPNTTDNVRGLLPELMRDAGFCHVAETRRVATALGSLSFYRGVK is encoded by the coding sequence ATGCGCGATCGAGTCTGGAAAGGGTTGCTGGTCGAGCAGGTCTCGCCGACGCCCGGTGAGCGCATCCTGGACGTGGGTTGCGGCACGGGAACGCTGACGCTGATGCTGCATCGAGCATGCCCCGAATGTGATCTTCTGGGCTTCGATGCCGATGCGAACGTCCTGGCGATCGCGCGGGCGAAAGCGGCGGCGGCCAATGCTCGCGTTGAGTTCTGGCAAGGCCGGGCTGATGATCCCACGAACGTCCCGATGCTGCGGTCCGGCAGCTTCGACAAGATCGTATCAAGTCTTTTATTTCATCATCTCTCGACCGAGCAAAAGCGGCGCGCATTCTCACACTGTCTTCGCCTGCTTCGCCCCGGCGGCGAGCTGCACGTAGCCGACTGGGGACGTCCCGCCAATGCGCTTTTGCGCTTGCCGTTTTATCTGATTCAAGTGCTGGACGGCTTCCCGAACACAACAGACAACGTGCGAGGCCTGCTCCCCGAGCTCATGAGAGATGCTGGCTTCTGCCATGTGGCTGAAACCCGCCGCGTGGCGACGGCTCTGGGTTCGTTGAGCTTTTATCGCGGGGTGAAGTGA